In Thermus islandicus DSM 21543, one genomic interval encodes:
- a CDS encoding ABC transporter substrate-binding protein: MRWTIHKALVLGLLALVPALAQDRTQVLVYGGDLTDLITLDPQLVYEFSGVMIADNLYETLVRFEGNDLSTLRPGLAESWSVERGKDAWVLTFKLRRGSRFSTGREVTAKDVVYSFERALALKGPGSFLFTEIAQLRPGATKALDPYTVEVRLPKTASPQSFLSILTFTLGGVVDSEEVQKNAKSGDYGKDFLANASAGSGPYRLVRWDRGSQVLLEANPYARVKPKLPRVVLRYIQEPAVLRTALESGEVDIAEGLTPEALRALANNPRFKVIRAETLRLQYLGMNMKAGSPFANPKVREAVRWAVNQDELIEALLQGNALKIQTFIPKGLLGYNPATPYRYDPARAKRLLAEAGYPQGLEFELLASTGICGGGVPCSDVAAKLQADMAKAGLRAKIRTIANAELLNTYRAQNHQMVLAGWSPDFPDPDGNATPWADYGARSLAWRNSYVDETAAKLARQAALEPDVAKRKALYKVLTEKVLRDGPYVVLYQPTQPIALSAKVEGFLKNPMMSSPFWQVSKVP; encoded by the coding sequence ATGAGGTGGACGATCCATAAGGCTCTAGTCCTTGGACTCCTTGCCCTTGTCCCCGCCCTTGCCCAGGATCGCACCCAGGTCCTGGTGTACGGTGGGGATCTAACCGACCTCATCACCCTGGACCCCCAGCTGGTTTATGAGTTCAGCGGGGTGATGATCGCCGACAACCTTTATGAAACCCTGGTGCGCTTTGAGGGGAACGACCTTTCCACCCTGCGCCCAGGGTTGGCAGAAAGCTGGAGTGTGGAACGGGGCAAAGACGCCTGGGTCCTCACCTTCAAGCTCCGCCGAGGGAGCCGTTTTTCCACAGGGCGTGAGGTCACGGCCAAGGATGTGGTCTATAGCTTTGAACGAGCCCTGGCCCTCAAGGGCCCCGGCTCCTTCCTCTTCACGGAAATCGCCCAGCTCAGGCCTGGAGCCACCAAGGCGTTGGACCCTTATACCGTGGAAGTGCGCCTGCCCAAGACCGCTTCGCCCCAGTCCTTTCTCTCCATCCTCACCTTCACCCTCGGCGGTGTGGTGGACTCCGAGGAGGTGCAGAAGAACGCTAAGAGCGGGGACTACGGAAAGGACTTCCTCGCCAACGCCTCGGCGGGCTCCGGACCCTACCGGCTGGTCCGCTGGGACCGGGGGAGCCAGGTGCTCCTCGAGGCCAACCCCTATGCTCGGGTAAAGCCCAAACTCCCCCGGGTGGTCCTCCGTTACATCCAGGAGCCCGCAGTGCTCCGCACCGCCTTGGAGTCCGGGGAGGTAGACATTGCCGAGGGGCTGACCCCCGAGGCGCTGAGGGCGCTGGCGAACAACCCAAGGTTCAAGGTAATCCGGGCCGAGACCCTGCGCCTCCAGTACTTGGGCATGAACATGAAGGCGGGAAGCCCCTTTGCCAACCCCAAGGTGCGGGAGGCAGTGCGCTGGGCGGTGAACCAGGACGAGCTCATTGAGGCGCTTCTTCAGGGCAACGCCCTTAAGATCCAGACCTTTATCCCCAAGGGGCTTCTGGGGTACAACCCGGCAACCCCCTATAGGTATGACCCCGCTCGCGCCAAGAGGCTCCTGGCAGAAGCCGGCTACCCCCAGGGCTTGGAGTTTGAGCTTTTGGCCAGCACGGGCATCTGCGGCGGCGGCGTGCCCTGTTCGGATGTGGCGGCCAAGCTCCAGGCGGACATGGCCAAAGCAGGGCTTAGGGCCAAGATCCGGACCATCGCCAACGCCGAGCTTCTCAACACCTACCGGGCCCAAAACCACCAGATGGTCCTGGCCGGCTGGAGTCCGGACTTCCCCGATCCCGACGGCAACGCCACCCCATGGGCGGACTACGGTGCCCGGTCCTTGGCGTGGAGGAACAGCTACGTAGATGAAACAGCGGCCAAGCTGGCCCGGCAGGCGGCCCTCGAGCCCGATGTGGCCAAGCGGAAGGCCCTCTACAAGGTACTCACGGAAAAGGTGCTCCGGGATGGCCCCTACGTGGTCCTCTACCAACCCACCCAGCCTATCGCCCTTTCAGCTAAGGTGGAGGGTTTCCTGAAAAACCCGATGATGTCCTCTCCTTTCTGGCAGGTGAGCAAAGTGCCCTAA
- a CDS encoding carbohydrate ABC transporter permease — MRAYFRFPILFLLPSLAGFLAFNLGPILVSFLLSFVSYDGLEPLTLKTLREHWVGLANYHRLLEDPSFHRAFWNTFLYVGVAVPLEILLALLLALGLNRPWRGVRILRTLYLLPTVTSVVAVGLLWRWVLNPTVGPVNLFLRYLGQQLEGLWHRFGAEAPSWVVWLAREGPGWLADPGWALWGVILASVWAGVGLRMLIFLAGLQNINREYLEAASLDGASSFQRFLYVVLPLLSPTLFLNTLLAMIGGFQVFGLVYTMTGGGPLDSTNVLMLYLYRKAFGTFPFEMGYASAIAWVLFLLLFTLTYLQWVLRRRWVLEEA, encoded by the coding sequence ATGCGCGCCTACTTTCGCTTCCCTATTCTCTTCCTCCTCCCCTCCTTAGCGGGCTTCCTGGCCTTTAACCTTGGACCCATTCTGGTAAGCTTTCTCCTCTCCTTTGTCTCCTATGATGGGTTAGAGCCCCTCACCCTAAAAACCCTTAGGGAACATTGGGTCGGGTTGGCCAACTACCACCGCCTCTTAGAGGATCCGAGCTTCCACCGGGCTTTTTGGAACACCTTCCTCTACGTGGGGGTGGCGGTACCCTTAGAAATCCTCCTGGCTCTTCTCCTGGCCCTGGGCCTGAACCGCCCTTGGCGGGGTGTACGGATACTGCGCACCCTTTACCTCCTGCCTACGGTGACGAGCGTGGTCGCGGTGGGCCTCCTTTGGCGCTGGGTCTTGAACCCTACAGTAGGGCCCGTGAACCTCTTCCTCCGCTACCTTGGGCAGCAACTGGAAGGTCTTTGGCACCGCTTTGGGGCCGAAGCCCCTAGCTGGGTGGTCTGGCTGGCCCGTGAGGGTCCAGGTTGGCTCGCCGACCCCGGTTGGGCCCTTTGGGGGGTGATCCTCGCCTCCGTGTGGGCAGGAGTCGGCCTGAGGATGCTCATCTTCCTGGCTGGGCTTCAAAACATCAATCGGGAATACCTGGAGGCTGCGAGCTTGGACGGGGCCAGCTCCTTCCAGCGGTTCCTCTATGTGGTCCTCCCCCTTCTTTCCCCCACTCTCTTCCTCAACACCCTCTTGGCCATGATCGGGGGGTTTCAGGTCTTCGGCCTCGTCTACACCATGACTGGGGGCGGCCCCTTGGACAGCACCAACGTGCTGATGCTCTACCTGTACCGCAAGGCCTTCGGCACCTTCCCCTTTGAAATGGGTTACGCCTCAGCCATCGCCTGGGTTCTCTTCCTCCTCCTCTTCACCCTCACCTACCTCCAGTGGGTCCTCAGAAGACGTTGGGTTTTGGAGGAAGCGTGA
- a CDS encoding carbohydrate ABC transporter permease produces MKLWTKLWDAVVFLLLLLGGLTMIVPFLWMVSTSLKAPGTVFDLPVQLWPSELHWENYSRVLTTVPFGRWYLNSLILALGLTLLNLTSGAMAGYAFARFRFRGQALLFLLFLATLMIPVHVLIIPLFILMRNLGWVDTYYALILPGLFDAFAIFLMRQHFLQLPRELEEAAIVDGATPWQIYWKVALPLAAPALATLGTFTFLAGWNSFLWPLIVTNSLEMRPLTVGLAVFQGQFSTEWTVLMAGLTLGTLPPILVFLLAQRYFIQGLTLGSLKG; encoded by the coding sequence GTGAAGCTCTGGACCAAACTCTGGGACGCCGTGGTCTTCCTGCTCCTCCTCCTCGGAGGGCTTACCATGATCGTCCCCTTTCTCTGGATGGTGTCCACCAGCCTCAAGGCCCCAGGTACGGTCTTTGATCTCCCCGTGCAGCTCTGGCCCAGCGAACTCCATTGGGAAAACTACTCCCGGGTCCTCACGACCGTGCCCTTCGGGCGCTGGTACCTGAACTCTCTGATCTTGGCCCTCGGGCTTACCCTTCTCAATCTCACCAGCGGGGCCATGGCAGGCTACGCCTTCGCTCGTTTCCGCTTCCGGGGACAGGCCCTGCTCTTCCTCCTGTTCCTGGCTACCCTGATGATCCCCGTCCACGTCCTCATCATTCCCCTCTTCATCCTCATGCGGAACCTGGGCTGGGTGGACACCTACTACGCCTTGATCCTTCCTGGGCTTTTTGATGCCTTCGCCATCTTCCTCATGCGGCAGCACTTCCTCCAGCTTCCCCGGGAGCTGGAGGAAGCCGCCATCGTGGACGGGGCTACCCCGTGGCAGATCTACTGGAAGGTGGCCCTTCCCCTAGCAGCCCCTGCCTTGGCCACTTTAGGCACCTTCACCTTTCTGGCTGGTTGGAACAGTTTTCTTTGGCCTCTTATCGTCACCAACTCCCTAGAGATGCGCCCCCTGACCGTGGGCCTTGCCGTATTTCAGGGCCAGTTCTCCACGGAATGGACGGTCCTCATGGCTGGCCTCACCTTGGGAACCCTTCCTCCCATTTTGGTTTTTCTCTTGGCCCAGCGGTACTTTATCCAGGGCCTGACCCTGGGAAGCCTGAAGGGATGA
- a CDS encoding ABC transporter substrate-binding protein encodes MRRWLSVLWVLMAFATAQKLVLASWGSQEEIQAYQQVIRLFQERNPGIQVEYINIPSGEYLTKITAMIAAGTPPDVFFLNNIDFPGMASRGVLKPLEPFLKRDNYPTGDIFPGILKAFQWNGAQYGLPRDVSNLVVFYNRNLLKKAGLPDPKPEWTWDDFLRYAKALTVEKDGRRIQWGVSFQTFYLFWQPWVWSAGGRFYSPDHSRFLLNSPASLEGLQFYLDLRYKHHVAPTPEEAQDRGAFTMFLNGQTGMIVDGRWRVPTLKARAKFDFDVVPFPRGKAGSIVDIDGSGWVMAANTKNPEAAWKLLAFLAGPEASQIFTKTGLIIPARGVDVKNVEKSLQSLKSFFVPPPPKNQHFFLTVNKTARPTETFERWNEALQLINKALEPVWQGKAELKPALDGVAPQVQKILEEVQAERKRR; translated from the coding sequence ATGAGAAGGTGGTTGAGCGTCCTATGGGTACTCATGGCCTTCGCTACAGCCCAGAAGCTGGTCTTAGCGAGCTGGGGCAGCCAGGAGGAGATTCAGGCCTATCAGCAGGTGATCCGCCTCTTCCAGGAGCGGAACCCGGGGATCCAGGTGGAGTACATCAACATCCCCTCAGGCGAGTACCTGACCAAGATCACGGCCATGATCGCCGCAGGTACCCCTCCAGACGTCTTCTTCCTGAACAACATAGACTTCCCAGGGATGGCCTCGAGGGGGGTCCTCAAGCCTTTGGAGCCCTTCCTCAAACGTGACAATTACCCTACGGGGGACATCTTCCCTGGCATCCTAAAGGCCTTCCAGTGGAACGGGGCCCAATACGGCCTGCCGCGCGACGTATCCAACCTGGTGGTCTTTTACAACCGCAACCTGCTCAAAAAGGCCGGTCTGCCCGATCCCAAACCTGAGTGGACCTGGGACGACTTCCTGCGGTACGCCAAAGCCCTCACCGTGGAGAAAGACGGGCGCCGGATCCAGTGGGGGGTTTCCTTCCAGACCTTCTACTTGTTCTGGCAACCTTGGGTATGGTCGGCAGGGGGGCGCTTCTACAGTCCAGATCACTCCCGCTTCCTTCTGAATAGCCCAGCTTCTCTGGAGGGATTGCAGTTTTATTTGGACCTCCGCTACAAGCATCACGTGGCACCGACCCCCGAAGAGGCACAGGACCGCGGGGCCTTCACCATGTTCCTCAATGGCCAGACGGGCATGATTGTGGATGGCCGCTGGCGAGTGCCCACCCTGAAGGCCCGGGCCAAGTTTGACTTTGATGTGGTACCCTTCCCCCGAGGCAAGGCCGGGAGCATCGTGGACATCGACGGCTCCGGCTGGGTTATGGCGGCCAACACCAAGAACCCCGAAGCAGCCTGGAAACTCCTCGCGTTCCTCGCAGGCCCCGAGGCCAGCCAAATCTTCACCAAAACCGGCCTTATTATCCCTGCTCGGGGCGTGGACGTCAAAAATGTGGAAAAAAGCCTGCAAAGCCTCAAGAGCTTCTTTGTCCCCCCACCGCCTAAGAACCAGCATTTCTTCCTTACAGTCAACAAGACTGCCCGTCCCACCGAAACCTTCGAGCGCTGGAACGAGGCTCTTCAGCTCATCAACAAGGCCCTGGAGCCTGTTTGGCAGGGTAAGGCCGAACTGAAACCCGCCCTGGACGGGGTGGCCCCCCAGGTGCAAAAGATCCTGGAGGAGGTACAGGCCGAGCGGAAACGCCGCTAG
- a CDS encoding ABC transporter permease codes for MPRPLRRFLRNPGGLLGLALLAAILLVALLGPALVGDPLAQNLEARLQPPGPAHPLGTDQLGRDILARAVHGARISLGVGFGVVVLAVLLGVGMGLLAGGLGGAWDNLLMRLTDVFFAFPSLILAMAIAAALGPNLTNTVLAVALVTWPIYARLVRAQTLALREREFVEAARALGAGRGRILLRHLLPNSLTPVLIQASYEVGAAILTASGLSFIGFGAQPPTPEWGAMVAETRNYMAEAPWAATVPAVGILLTVLAFNLIGDGLRDALDPRGR; via the coding sequence ATGCCTAGGCCCCTCCGCCGCTTCTTAAGAAACCCCGGGGGGCTTTTGGGACTAGCCCTTCTGGCAGCCATCCTCTTGGTGGCCCTCCTAGGGCCAGCTCTCGTGGGGGATCCCCTGGCCCAGAACCTAGAGGCGCGCCTACAACCCCCGGGGCCTGCCCATCCTCTAGGAACCGACCAATTGGGGCGGGACATCTTGGCCCGGGCGGTCCATGGAGCGCGGATCAGTCTGGGGGTAGGCTTCGGAGTCGTGGTTCTGGCCGTCCTCCTGGGAGTGGGCATGGGCCTCTTGGCCGGGGGGCTGGGTGGGGCTTGGGACAACCTGCTCATGCGCCTCACCGACGTCTTCTTTGCTTTCCCTTCCCTCATCTTGGCCATGGCCATCGCCGCCGCCTTGGGGCCCAATCTCACCAACACGGTCCTCGCGGTAGCCCTGGTTACCTGGCCCATCTACGCCAGGTTGGTGCGAGCCCAGACCCTCGCCCTCAGGGAACGGGAGTTTGTGGAGGCGGCCCGGGCCCTGGGCGCGGGAAGGGGCCGTATCCTCCTGCGCCACCTCCTACCCAACAGCCTAACCCCCGTGTTGATCCAAGCCAGCTACGAGGTGGGCGCGGCCATCCTCACCGCTTCAGGCCTTTCTTTCATCGGCTTCGGGGCCCAGCCCCCCACCCCTGAATGGGGGGCCATGGTGGCCGAGACCCGGAACTACATGGCCGAGGCCCCTTGGGCGGCCACGGTTCCGGCGGTAGGCATCCTCCTCACGGTTTTGGCCTTCAACCTCATAGGAGACGGCCTGCGGGATGCCCTGGACCCCCGGGGGAGGTAG
- a CDS encoding ABC transporter permease encodes MAGYLLRRLLYVLLVGLGVTFVTFFIAQVIPIDPAVAALGENAREEQIREFRERYGLDEPLPVQYALYLKRLLQLDLGRSLRTGRPVVEDLKEFFPATLELALAAFVVALALGLPAGLWAALHQNRIPDLAVRLLALLFGSTPVFFLAVLLLDLLHRKLGLLPGPGRLDPFLIPPKSVTGIMSLDALLARDWTTLKDALAHLFLPAFVLGSASAALLARMVRAAVLEVLAQDYVRTAWAKGLSEGQVVFRHVLKNAALPVLTLLGGLLGGLLSGAVLTETVFSWPGLGRYVTQSATSLDFPAVMGVTLLVGVIYALLNLVVDLLYALLDPRIRYA; translated from the coding sequence GTGGCGGGTTACTTGCTTAGGCGCCTCCTCTATGTCCTCCTTGTGGGCTTGGGCGTAACCTTTGTCACCTTCTTCATCGCCCAAGTCATCCCCATAGACCCGGCGGTAGCAGCCTTAGGGGAAAACGCCCGAGAGGAGCAGATTCGGGAGTTTCGGGAGCGGTACGGATTGGACGAACCCCTCCCCGTTCAGTACGCCCTCTACCTCAAGCGGCTCCTTCAGCTGGACCTCGGCCGCTCCCTGCGCACAGGCCGACCGGTGGTGGAGGACCTGAAAGAGTTCTTTCCCGCCACCTTAGAGCTGGCTCTAGCCGCCTTTGTGGTGGCCCTGGCCCTAGGCCTTCCCGCAGGCCTCTGGGCCGCCCTGCACCAAAACCGGATTCCCGACCTCGCCGTGCGCCTCTTGGCCCTTCTTTTTGGCTCCACTCCTGTATTCTTTCTGGCTGTGCTGCTTTTGGATTTGCTCCACCGCAAGCTGGGACTTCTGCCCGGCCCTGGCAGGCTTGACCCCTTCCTTATACCCCCGAAGAGCGTCACCGGGATAATGAGCCTAGACGCGCTTCTCGCCAGGGATTGGACCACCCTTAAGGATGCCTTGGCCCACCTCTTCCTCCCTGCCTTCGTCCTGGGCTCGGCCTCAGCCGCACTCCTCGCCCGCATGGTTCGGGCAGCGGTATTGGAGGTTCTGGCCCAAGACTACGTGCGCACTGCCTGGGCTAAAGGGCTTTCCGAAGGCCAGGTGGTCTTCCGCCATGTCCTCAAGAACGCCGCCCTTCCCGTCCTAACCCTCCTGGGTGGGCTTTTGGGAGGCCTCCTCTCGGGGGCGGTCCTGACCGAAACCGTCTTCTCCTGGCCGGGCCTGGGGCGGTACGTCACCCAGTCCGCCACCAGCCTAGACTTCCCTGCGGTCATGGGGGTAACCCTGCTGGTAGGGGTGATCTATGCTCTCCTCAACCTAGTGGTGGATCTCCTCTACGCCCTCCTAGACCCGAGGATCCGCTATGCCTAG